The following are from one region of the Spirochaetae bacterium HGW-Spirochaetae-1 genome:
- a CDS encoding cAMP/cGMP-dependent 3',5'-cyclic-AMP/GMP phosphodiesterase: MKPLKKLTDVVTFLPRGGYLVDTPAGYIQFGSPPETIKDTMLLPGGTPLIYVLPTDFFNWIKGISVAELEFPIYYNFFIRKEKTRIVCYEEQAKRLTRVLQESLFGPETLDIHDEFVHGYDGIPDIKSEMNYFRTMTLDDVVEFRFFHDDACTIGSITIKLDENGHFLVYQETMLMAHIPGRIEYKAKYQIGKRLQEPYHPPLFGITCLGPSSGFDPYENTSGFIAWLNHQGIMIDPPVNSTEWLLDSNVNPKFIDSIILTHCHADHDAGTFQKILEEGKITIYSTETIIMSFLRKYAALTNVTTDYLMKLFYFKPVTIGKPLFINNGRFDFFYTLHSIPTIGFTLKFQDKALTYSSDHNGDPSLHKKMLETGALSQARFDEFSNFPWESDVVFHESGVPPLHTPIAYLNSLPKNIQKKTVVYHIPQKSFPENTALTLARFGIEHTIYFDVKALEFEKAGQLLSMLRHIDFADNLDISKAQEFLNIGSYRNFSKGESIIKKGTPGDTFYIICSGNASIKSEDGQYTKLMGPYDYFGEAALLKDEKRTADVKAVTDVTAYAIEKDSFLSFIEGTDYLEVLNRLVDIRDNDAWETLSESNFIRYCTSTQRTFLESLLTAVTLEGPGNLIDEGAALDTIYIIRSGHVVMKEKEAIITVLGKGDIVGSVLDLYSGEPSQYSFTYRDNLSLYTVSSDDFHKFLDKNPGLIMKLKYDF, translated from the coding sequence ATGAAACCCCTGAAAAAACTGACCGATGTAGTGACCTTCCTCCCACGGGGGGGATATCTCGTGGATACACCGGCAGGATATATACAGTTCGGTTCACCGCCGGAAACCATCAAGGATACCATGCTCCTGCCCGGTGGTACGCCGCTCATCTATGTACTCCCCACGGACTTTTTCAACTGGATAAAGGGCATTAGCGTAGCAGAGCTGGAATTCCCCATTTATTACAACTTTTTCATCCGAAAAGAAAAAACAAGGATTGTCTGCTACGAAGAACAGGCAAAAAGGCTCACCAGGGTCCTCCAGGAATCCCTCTTCGGACCTGAGACCCTGGATATTCACGATGAATTTGTTCACGGATATGACGGGATTCCCGACATCAAAAGCGAAATGAACTATTTCAGAACTATGACCCTTGACGACGTCGTGGAATTCAGATTTTTCCATGATGATGCCTGTACCATTGGAAGCATCACCATCAAACTCGATGAAAACGGCCATTTCCTGGTCTACCAGGAAACCATGCTCATGGCCCATATCCCGGGGCGTATCGAGTACAAGGCAAAATACCAGATCGGCAAACGCCTGCAGGAGCCCTATCACCCACCGCTCTTCGGGATAACCTGCCTGGGGCCCAGTTCCGGCTTTGATCCCTACGAAAATACTTCTGGTTTTATCGCATGGCTCAACCACCAGGGAATCATGATTGACCCCCCGGTGAATTCCACTGAATGGCTCCTGGACTCCAATGTGAATCCCAAATTTATCGACAGCATCATACTCACCCACTGCCACGCCGACCATGACGCCGGCACCTTTCAGAAAATCCTTGAGGAAGGAAAGATTACAATATATTCCACCGAAACAATCATCATGAGCTTTCTCAGAAAGTATGCCGCACTCACCAATGTGACCACGGACTACCTCATGAAACTCTTTTATTTCAAACCAGTCACCATCGGCAAACCCCTGTTCATCAATAACGGACGCTTCGACTTTTTTTACACGCTCCATTCCATTCCGACCATCGGCTTCACCCTGAAATTTCAGGACAAAGCCCTTACTTATTCATCGGACCACAACGGCGACCCGTCCCTGCATAAAAAAATGCTCGAAACCGGCGCCCTGTCACAGGCCCGTTTCGATGAATTCAGCAATTTTCCCTGGGAGTCCGATGTGGTCTTCCATGAATCGGGCGTGCCTCCGCTGCACACACCCATAGCGTACCTGAACTCCCTGCCGAAAAACATACAGAAAAAAACCGTGGTGTATCATATACCCCAAAAAAGTTTTCCGGAAAACACGGCCCTCACGCTTGCACGCTTCGGCATAGAGCACACCATCTATTTCGATGTAAAGGCCCTCGAATTTGAAAAAGCCGGACAGCTCCTCAGCATGCTCCGGCATATCGACTTTGCCGACAACCTGGACATCTCCAAGGCGCAGGAATTTCTCAACATCGGGAGCTATAGAAATTTCAGCAAGGGCGAGTCCATAATCAAAAAAGGAACCCCCGGTGACACCTTCTACATTATCTGTTCAGGAAACGCTTCCATTAAAAGTGAAGACGGTCAGTACACAAAACTCATGGGCCCCTATGACTACTTCGGAGAGGCGGCGCTCCTCAAGGACGAAAAACGCACCGCCGATGTAAAGGCCGTGACTGATGTGACCGCCTACGCCATTGAAAAGGACAGCTTTCTCTCGTTCATCGAGGGTACCGATTACCTGGAGGTTCTCAACAGGCTCGTGGATATCCGCGACAATGACGCCTGGGAGACTCTTTCGGAAAGCAATTTCATCCGCTACTGCACATCTACCCAGAGAACCTTTCTGGAATCACTTCTCACTGCCGTCACCCTGGAAGGCCCGGGAAACCTCATTGATGAGGGAGCCGCCCTAGATACCATCTATATTATCCGGTCCGGCCATGTAGTTATGAAAGAAAAGGAAGCCATCATAACCGTACTGGGCAAAGGGGACATCGTGGGATCGGTCCTGGATCTATACAGTGGGGAACCATCGCAATACTCCTTCACATACAGGGACAACCTATCCCTTTATACCGTGTCAAGCGATGATTTCCATAAATTCCTGGACAAAAATCCGGGGCTTATAATGAAACTGAAATATGATTTTTAG
- a CDS encoding enoyl-CoA hydratase, whose protein sequence is MSQYEFYMVEKKPPIAWVYLNRPEKLNSMNRPAWDESPAIFADLDKDPEIKVIIVTGKGKCFSAGIDLIAMAGSMPELMKKEQTGGVKLRLLQSIYAMQETNTCIERCRKPVIAAIHGYCVGAGLDMVTACDIRLASADASFSLREAGVAFVADVGVLQRIPLIVGQGIARELAFTAKYFDAKRAKEILLINEVYPDHESLLREAEKMAMEIAENSPLAVMASKEVLNYCVGKSIDDGLKYVASISANIIPSEDLFEAAKAMMEKRKPKFTGN, encoded by the coding sequence ATGTCACAATATGAATTCTACATGGTGGAAAAGAAGCCACCCATCGCCTGGGTATACCTGAACAGGCCCGAAAAACTCAATTCAATGAACAGACCGGCCTGGGACGAATCACCGGCTATCTTTGCCGATCTGGACAAGGACCCTGAAATAAAAGTCATAATTGTCACCGGAAAAGGAAAATGCTTCTCAGCCGGAATCGACCTCATTGCCATGGCCGGGTCCATGCCGGAACTCATGAAAAAAGAACAAACCGGCGGCGTTAAACTACGGCTCCTCCAGTCCATCTACGCTATGCAGGAGACCAACACCTGTATCGAACGCTGCCGCAAACCGGTCATCGCCGCCATCCACGGCTACTGTGTAGGCGCCGGCCTCGACATGGTCACGGCATGTGACATCCGCCTCGCCTCGGCCGACGCCAGCTTCTCGCTCCGCGAAGCCGGCGTAGCCTTCGTAGCCGATGTGGGCGTACTGCAGCGCATCCCCCTCATCGTGGGTCAGGGAATCGCCCGTGAACTTGCCTTCACGGCAAAATATTTTGACGCAAAACGCGCGAAGGAAATTCTTCTCATCAACGAGGTTTATCCCGACCACGAGTCCCTTCTGCGGGAAGCGGAAAAGATGGCAATGGAGATAGCTGAAAATTCGCCCCTGGCCGTCATGGCGTCAAAAGAGGTTCTGAATTACTGTGTCGGTAAGAGCATCGACGACGGGCTGAAATATGTGGCTTCCATAAGTGCCAACATAATCCCCTCGGAAGACCTCTTTGAGGCTGCCAAGGCCATGATGGAAAAACGAAAGCCGAAATTTACAGGCAATTGA
- a CDS encoding rhomboid family intramembrane serine protease encodes MLFPYKDTNPTRRFSVVTFLIIAANIFVFLYQHLSGIGYEYSTRQFALIPVELFKGNLPDSTLVSPLVSSFTYMFLHGGLLHLVFNMIFLWIFGNNIEDVMTRPRFLFFYLLTGLISGLAYAVMSPNGEIPLVGASGAISAVLGAYLFLFPWARVHVLVFIFPVQMPALIFLVLWFAAQISGFMDGQGNVAWISHIAGFISGVVLHRFYIVRRR; translated from the coding sequence ATGCTGTTTCCCTATAAGGACACGAATCCCACGAGGCGTTTTTCCGTGGTCACCTTTCTCATTATCGCCGCCAATATTTTTGTTTTTCTTTATCAGCATCTCAGTGGTATCGGTTACGAGTATTCGACACGCCAGTTCGCCCTTATTCCCGTTGAACTTTTCAAGGGGAACCTTCCCGATTCGACCCTGGTCAGCCCCCTGGTGAGTTCTTTCACCTATATGTTTCTTCACGGCGGCCTATTACATCTTGTCTTTAATATGATTTTTCTCTGGATCTTCGGCAACAATATCGAGGATGTAATGACGAGGCCCCGGTTTCTCTTTTTTTATCTCCTCACGGGGCTTATCAGCGGTCTTGCCTATGCCGTCATGTCCCCCAACGGGGAAATTCCACTGGTGGGTGCGTCGGGTGCCATCTCGGCTGTCCTTGGAGCGTACCTCTTCCTTTTTCCCTGGGCGCGGGTTCATGTGCTGGTTTTCATCTTCCCGGTGCAAATGCCGGCGCTCATTTTTCTGGTTCTGTGGTTCGCGGCCCAGATCTCGGGTTTTATGGACGGCCAGGGCAACGTGGCGTGGATTTCCCACATTGCCGGGTTTATTTCCGGCGTAGTGCTGCACCGCTTTTATATCGTCCGGCGGCGCTGA
- a CDS encoding ATPase, giving the protein MNRSLQSMSGMTVDLALSTLNTSPKGISEEESRRRIEEFGLNEIAPAKKKNFFQKLLTYMIEPMVIILAVASAFSFFIDDFIEGFVILGVVIINTIISMIQDNKAEKAVEELKKILSPQFRVLRHGIIEIVASKFIVPGDIIVFEAGDIIPADTRIIESNGLLADEAHLTGESEPVMKEIKSIDIDNPALYEMKNMLFSGSKVLKGSGRALVVNTASLTEMGKIAASIQESDNEKTPLQIKLGREIRVLMVVATVSALSVLGISLFRDLKLYESILISVSVMVAVFPEGLPASITIALSLAVERLAKESVIVKRLSSVETLGNVDFICTDKTGTITQHNMTVKEFFINDELMSMAELFMLLSEGETDIMNKIALISNRCSTATIHEEDGTVVRETGDPTETALIKASLMAGFKPSLFSSYTTVDTIPFSSETMISPSLVESPDGQRELLIKGAPEKILDLCTALHHRNEEIELDERMRHKIIRELAKISSQGFRVIGMAYRDTPSDISRIDDDLLKDCIFIAAAVIYDPPKDEVKDTIANAHSANIRVVMITGDSKETGFSIAGSVGIASSPSEVIDGKELEQLSDEAFTERVEHLRVYSRVSPMDKLKIVDKLKGMGHSVAMTGDGVNDAPALKRATVGVAMGRAGSQVTQEAADLILTDDNFSTIIKAVEEGRTLYWNIRKLVRFLMTNNLGKVITILATPLLGYDVPLSAIHILWSNVIMESLPGVGISTDRSDKSIMKKKSSGMEEPLVTGRERVRVLLDGIVFGAAISAGYILIHNMTGDVTTARTGAFIITLFSPQLYVFIMRDGTLWKRFSRPNFILHGVFVLTIAMIAAIVFIKPLNLLFYTSPIYNGTMWMIIVSLSLAASLFNIITGVLVDLFSRRGENSR; this is encoded by the coding sequence ATGAACAGAAGTCTTCAAAGCATGTCCGGTATGACTGTTGATCTGGCCCTTTCGACGCTGAACACCTCACCGAAGGGAATCTCCGAAGAAGAAAGCCGGAGAAGAATAGAAGAATTCGGCCTTAATGAAATAGCCCCCGCAAAAAAGAAGAATTTCTTTCAGAAACTCCTGACCTACATGATCGAACCCATGGTCATCATACTGGCCGTAGCCTCGGCATTTTCTTTCTTCATCGATGACTTTATCGAGGGATTTGTCATCCTGGGTGTTGTCATCATCAATACCATCATAAGCATGATACAGGATAACAAGGCGGAAAAGGCCGTAGAAGAACTGAAAAAAATCCTCTCCCCGCAGTTCAGGGTTCTTCGGCATGGAATTATAGAAATTGTCGCTTCAAAATTCATCGTGCCCGGCGACATCATTGTCTTCGAGGCCGGTGATATCATCCCGGCCGATACAAGAATAATAGAAAGCAACGGACTTCTCGCCGACGAGGCCCACCTCACGGGGGAAAGCGAACCGGTCATGAAGGAAATAAAATCCATCGACATCGACAATCCCGCGCTCTACGAGATGAAGAACATGCTCTTCTCCGGCAGCAAGGTCCTCAAGGGATCGGGAAGGGCCCTGGTTGTCAATACGGCTTCCCTGACCGAGATGGGAAAAATCGCCGCGTCGATACAGGAAAGCGATAATGAAAAAACACCGCTCCAGATAAAGCTGGGCCGGGAAATTCGTGTCCTCATGGTGGTGGCCACGGTTTCGGCCCTGTCCGTCCTGGGTATCAGCCTCTTCCGTGACCTGAAACTCTATGAATCCATCCTCATCTCCGTTAGCGTCATGGTGGCCGTGTTCCCCGAGGGACTCCCCGCTTCCATAACCATTGCCCTGTCCCTGGCCGTGGAACGGCTGGCAAAAGAGTCGGTCATTGTCAAGAGGCTCTCCTCGGTTGAAACCCTGGGCAACGTGGACTTCATCTGCACCGACAAGACCGGCACCATAACCCAGCACAACATGACGGTGAAGGAATTTTTTATCAACGATGAACTCATGAGCATGGCGGAACTCTTCATGCTCCTGTCCGAGGGAGAGACGGACATAATGAACAAGATTGCCCTTATCTCCAACCGGTGCTCCACGGCCACAATCCATGAAGAGGACGGCACCGTGGTACGGGAAACGGGAGACCCCACGGAGACGGCCCTCATCAAGGCCTCCCTCATGGCGGGATTCAAACCGTCTCTCTTTTCTTCCTATACAACCGTCGACACCATCCCCTTCTCATCGGAGACCATGATCTCGCCTTCACTGGTGGAATCTCCCGATGGACAGAGAGAGCTCCTTATAAAGGGAGCACCGGAAAAAATTCTGGACCTCTGCACGGCACTCCATCACAGAAATGAGGAGATCGAGCTGGACGAGAGAATGCGCCATAAAATCATTCGGGAGTTGGCAAAAATTTCATCCCAGGGATTCCGCGTTATCGGTATGGCGTACCGGGACACACCCAGCGACATCTCCCGCATCGATGACGACCTCCTGAAAGACTGCATCTTCATAGCCGCCGCGGTCATTTACGATCCTCCCAAGGACGAAGTAAAAGATACCATTGCCAACGCCCATTCGGCCAATATACGCGTAGTCATGATAACCGGCGACAGCAAGGAAACGGGCTTTTCTATTGCCGGGAGCGTGGGGATAGCCTCATCACCCTCGGAGGTGATCGACGGCAAAGAACTGGAACAGCTTTCAGACGAAGCCTTTACCGAAAGGGTTGAACACCTGCGCGTTTACTCCCGCGTATCACCGATGGACAAGCTGAAAATAGTGGACAAACTGAAAGGCATGGGCCACAGTGTGGCCATGACGGGCGACGGCGTCAATGACGCGCCTGCCCTGAAGCGTGCCACTGTGGGCGTGGCCATGGGCCGGGCAGGCTCGCAGGTCACCCAGGAGGCGGCGGACCTGATTCTCACCGATGATAACTTTTCCACCATCATCAAGGCCGTCGAGGAAGGAAGGACCCTTTACTGGAATATCCGCAAACTCGTCAGGTTTCTCATGACGAACAATCTGGGCAAGGTCATCACGATCCTGGCAACTCCTCTCCTGGGATACGATGTTCCCCTGTCGGCCATACATATCCTCTGGTCCAACGTAATCATGGAATCCCTGCCGGGCGTGGGTATCAGCACGGACAGGTCCGACAAGAGCATAATGAAAAAGAAGTCCTCGGGCATGGAGGAGCCCCTGGTAACGGGCAGGGAACGAGTCAGGGTGCTCCTGGACGGCATTGTTTTCGGTGCGGCCATAAGCGCTGGTTATATCCTGATCCATAACATGACCGGCGACGTCACCACGGCGCGGACCGGGGCATTCATCATTACACTTTTCTCGCCGCAGCTCTATGTATTCATCATGCGCGACGGAACTCTCTGGAAACGGTTCAGCCGGCCTAATTTCATACTGCATGGCGTATTCGTGCTGACCATTGCCATGATCGCCGCCATCGTCTTCATCAAACCCCTGAACCTTCTTTTTTATACCAGTCCCATTTATAACGGTACCATGTGGATGATCATCGTGTCCCTTTCCCTGGCGGCCTCGCTGTTCAACATCATCACGGGAGTACTCGTGGACCTTTTTTCACGGAGAGGAGAAAATAGCCGGTAA
- the selD gene encoding selenide, water dikinase SelD, with translation MSDTCNINDKDLNKLRLTESVTGSGUASKLGPADLFEVMKNVHVSYDENVLVGFDKSDDAGVYRISDDIALVQTLDFFTPIVDDPFTFGQIAAVNALSDVYAMGGVPVTAMNIVAFPLKKFSLDVLTAILNGGLHILSQAGVQLLGGHSIEDNELKYGLSITGRIHPEKILKNHGLKDGDAIILTKPLGTGIIGTAVKADMATPEIVKPFITSMITLNRDAAEVMSTYPVRACTDVTGFGLAGHMKEMLAGDMLEIEINSSSLPVLPGVRDNSEMGLVPAGLYRNKSYSEALCHINDDIPLHLSDILFDPQTSGGLLIALPGADAPALLKEMLNRGISEARIIASVKTSPAQRIRIV, from the coding sequence ATGAGTGATACATGCAACATAAATGATAAAGATCTCAACAAACTGAGACTGACGGAATCGGTCACCGGCTCCGGGTGAGCCTCGAAACTGGGTCCGGCGGACCTGTTCGAGGTAATGAAAAACGTCCATGTCTCCTATGATGAGAATGTCCTGGTAGGGTTCGATAAAAGCGACGACGCCGGCGTATACCGCATAAGCGATGATATTGCCCTGGTGCAGACCCTTGATTTTTTCACGCCCATTGTCGACGATCCCTTCACCTTCGGCCAGATAGCGGCCGTCAATGCCCTGTCCGACGTATATGCCATGGGGGGCGTTCCTGTCACGGCCATGAATATCGTGGCCTTTCCACTGAAAAAATTCTCCCTCGATGTGCTTACGGCCATCCTCAACGGCGGCCTCCATATTCTCAGCCAGGCCGGCGTCCAGCTCCTGGGAGGACACAGCATCGAGGACAATGAACTGAAATACGGTCTGTCCATTACGGGCCGTATCCATCCCGAAAAAATTCTCAAAAACCACGGCCTGAAGGACGGCGACGCCATCATACTGACCAAGCCCCTGGGCACGGGCATCATCGGTACGGCTGTCAAGGCCGATATGGCCACACCGGAAATAGTCAAACCCTTCATCACGTCCATGATTACCCTGAACCGCGACGCTGCCGAAGTCATGAGCACCTATCCTGTCCGGGCCTGCACCGATGTCACCGGCTTCGGCCTGGCGGGCCACATGAAGGAAATGCTGGCGGGGGATATGCTGGAAATAGAGATCAATTCCTCGTCTCTGCCCGTGCTTCCCGGCGTACGGGACAACAGTGAGATGGGACTTGTCCCGGCAGGCCTGTATCGGAATAAAAGCTATTCAGAGGCCCTTTGTCATATCAACGACGATATACCATTGCATCTATCCGATATTCTCTTCGATCCGCAGACGTCCGGCGGACTGCTCATCGCTCTTCCCGGCGCTGATGCACCTGCCCTGCTGAAGGAAATGCTCAACCGCGGCATATCCGAGGCAAGAATAATCGCTTCAGTGAAAACATCGCCGGCACAGAGAATCAGAATTGTATGA
- a CDS encoding FAD-binding oxidoreductase, which yields MRPTTIKGSQSIMYPPTDKNSLLAAARSLTKILGGHKVITDLDILETYAVDETSDLRSMPDILVRAESVQDVSTVLRVCSETGVPAVPRGAGSGVTGGAIAVQGGVVLSLERMNRILEIDRENMVAVVEPGAITGDIQKAARDQGLMYPPDPASLDICSIGGNVAENAGGPRAVKYGITKDYILGLECVLPGGGIIHTGGKTVKNVTGYNLTGIIIGSEGTLAVITKIYLRLIPAPPVSRDLLIPFDSLDDAIDAVFSILTSRVVPAAIEFMEEDALKLVSKFLGSEMPFPEARAHLLIQVDGSTEDAVYADLEKIGRAVSVPQERIIAAESNEQRERLWKARRSIREAIHSESPVFLAEDCSVPRSKIPAFLKELKSFLLSRNLKSVMFGHAGDGNVHIDVLKGDMSREDWTAMVPGLKKEIYERAIALGGTISGEHGIGFTRKEYIPMALNPAEIDLHRRIKAAFDPRGILNPGKVIPDA from the coding sequence ATGAGACCCACTACAATAAAGGGAAGTCAATCAATTATGTATCCGCCGACAGACAAAAACAGTCTTCTTGCCGCGGCCCGGTCCCTGACGAAAATTCTGGGCGGGCATAAAGTTATTACCGACCTGGACATTCTTGAAACCTATGCTGTTGATGAAACATCGGACCTGAGGTCCATGCCCGATATCCTGGTGCGCGCCGAAAGCGTCCAGGATGTGAGCACCGTTCTCCGCGTATGCAGTGAAACAGGTGTTCCCGCAGTGCCCCGGGGAGCCGGCAGCGGTGTAACAGGCGGGGCCATCGCGGTACAGGGAGGAGTGGTTCTATCACTTGAACGGATGAACCGTATCCTGGAAATAGACCGGGAGAACATGGTGGCCGTGGTCGAGCCCGGCGCCATTACGGGTGACATCCAGAAGGCCGCACGGGACCAGGGACTCATGTATCCGCCCGACCCGGCAAGCCTGGACATCTGTTCCATCGGCGGCAACGTGGCCGAGAACGCCGGCGGCCCGCGGGCCGTTAAATACGGGATCACGAAAGATTACATTCTGGGCCTTGAATGCGTTCTTCCCGGCGGGGGCATAATTCATACGGGCGGGAAAACCGTAAAGAACGTGACAGGATATAACCTCACCGGTATTATCATCGGTTCCGAAGGGACCCTGGCCGTAATCACCAAAATATATCTGCGTCTCATACCGGCGCCTCCCGTGAGCCGGGATCTCCTCATCCCTTTTGATTCTCTCGACGATGCCATAGACGCGGTATTTTCCATACTCACGAGCCGTGTTGTTCCTGCCGCTATTGAGTTCATGGAGGAGGACGCCCTGAAGCTGGTGTCGAAATTCCTGGGGAGCGAAATGCCCTTTCCCGAAGCCCGGGCCCACCTGCTCATCCAGGTGGATGGAAGTACGGAAGATGCCGTATATGCGGATCTGGAGAAAATAGGCCGGGCCGTGTCGGTGCCGCAGGAGCGTATCATCGCGGCCGAATCAAACGAACAGCGCGAGCGCCTCTGGAAGGCGCGCCGATCCATACGTGAGGCCATCCACTCCGAAAGCCCCGTGTTTCTCGCCGAGGACTGTTCCGTGCCCCGGTCGAAGATACCGGCTTTTCTGAAGGAGCTGAAGAGTTTTCTTCTGTCACGGAACCTGAAATCGGTCATGTTCGGCCATGCCGGTGACGGCAATGTTCACATCGATGTGTTGAAAGGAGACATGTCCCGGGAGGACTGGACTGCCATGGTGCCGGGTCTTAAAAAGGAAATATATGAAAGGGCCATAGCCCTGGGAGGGACCATCTCCGGTGAACACGGAATCGGCTTTACCCGGAAGGAGTATATCCCCATGGCCTTGAATCCCGCAGAGATAGACCTGCACCGCCGCATCAAGGCTGCCTTTGATCCCAGGGGTATCCTCAATCCCGGCAAGGTGATTCCCGATGCGTGA